The following DNA comes from Clupea harengus chromosome 9, Ch_v2.0.2, whole genome shotgun sequence.
AGTGATAAAAGCGGGCTCTGGTATAGGACAGGAGAGAGCACCGGGGATGTTGTTGAGACACCCCTTTCTGAGAGTAACCTTCAAGTTGAACACTTGGAGTCTTAATGTCCAGTGGGTCAGACATGATGTGGTTATAGGAGCATTGAATTGTGTGGTCAGTGTACATAGTAAAGGACGATCCCTCCAGGTAGGGCCTCCATTTTACCACTGCCAGACACAGTCTGGCACCTGCTTAGTCACATCGGGGGGCAGAGACTAACAGCAGAGACCAAGGGAAAAAAATAGGCTCGCTTACAGCAAAATGGAAGCCAAATAGTGGTTGGTTAAATAAAATGAGCCAGCCTACCTCAAACAAAAGTGAAGCTGCCTTAAGCAGAGGCCCGCCATCCCTAAGGAACGCTGTAGTTCTTTCACATTCCAGAGGGGTGGAAAAAATCTGTCGCAGCTGCTGTCATTTCTGGGTGAACTTCAATCCCCTTTGCTGACACAACATGCCCAAGGAACTTAAGCTGAGCCTGGAAGCCATAGGCTGAAACTGGTATAGGCCAAAGGGTGTGGCTACTGCTGCTCTGGCTTTGCTGCTTTCATCCATCATCACCTGCCAATACCCTGACTGCAGGTCTTGAAGTACTGAACACTGCAGCTCAAAACAGGATTCTAGAATAACATGAATAATGGGCATGGGGGATGGAACCACCAGGCTTACTGTCTAGCACCACAGGAGCAGACCAAGGTGAGTCAGATGGCTCTATCAACCTTCAGCATCTTACCCAGATGTCCCTTTATGATGGGGACCATATGGACCAGCATGCACCATCttttagttatgctgccatagGCTTAGGCTGCCAAAGACCTTTCATGTGTCTTGCCATACaacttctccttcctcttttctctacCATCCCTCTGATGTCTGGTTTCTGGAACTGGCTACTGTTTTTAAATTGTGTACTAACTTCattctcgtctctctccctgtacttTTGCCATTAACGCAGATGGCCGTGACCATTGTTCTCCACcattatacatacatttacatatacgtATATCAGCCAATCTATTACAATAAACACTTGCTGTAACATGATTCATGAGACTACAaatcagtgagacagagatcctTTATTAGATGGTCATTGCTAGTCCACGATTTCAGCCCTGAAACACAGTTACTTCACACACCGATATTATTGTGATTCCAAATACAGTATGAAGCGTTCACTGTATGGCCATTCTCCTCTGTGAATTCTCTGGTGTAGTTTGAGACCTCCCCTTTCCGTGAAActctgagtgcagtggtacagCCTCTTTCCTGTGGGAATTCACTGATGTTTTTTTGAGGTTATCCTCATGAGTGAACTTCtggccacactgagtgcagtggtacagCATCTTTTGTGTGGAGGCGCTGGTGAAGCTTCAGATGATGCTCTAGAGTGAAACttttgccacactgagtgcagtgatacggcctctctcctgtgtgaatgagcTGGTGTCGTTTGAGATGATGCTCGTGAGTAAAACTCTTACCACACTGAGTGCATTGGTACGGCctttctcctgtgtgaatgcgctGGTGCTTTTTGAGATCTCCCCTTTCAGTgaaactcttgccacactgagtacagTGGTATGGCCTCTCCCCTGTGTGAATGCGCTGGTGCTTTTTGAGATCTCCCCTTTCAGTgaaactcttgccacactgagtacagTGGTATGGCCTCTCCCCTGTGTGAATGGTCTGGTGTCGTTTGAGATGATGCTCTAGAGTAAAAGCCTTGCCACACTGAATGCAacggtacggcctctctccagTATGAATGCGCTGATGTAGTTTGAGATGATGCTCTAGAGTgaaactcttgccacactgagcgcagtggtacggcctctctcctgtgtgaatacGCTGGTGTCGTTTGAGAAAATCCTCTTGAGTAAAACTCTGGCCACACTGAGTGCaatggtacggcctctctccagTGTGAATGCGCTGGTGTAGTTTGAGATGTGCCTCTTGGGTgaaactcttgccacactgagtgcagtggtacggcctctctcctgtgtgaatgcgctGGTGTTTTTTCAGATTTCCACCTTCAGTGAAAcacttgccacactgagtgcagtggtaaggcctctctcctgtgtgaatgtgctgcTGTGGTTTGAGAATATCCTCTTGAGGGAAACTCTGGCCACGCTTAGCGGAGTGTTTACTTTTCTCATCATTCGCTCCTTCTTGTTgtggagagtggtgtgtgtctttactGGATGTTGACCTGGACTGGACAGTTACGTTTTTTTGGGTGTGTTGGTTGCTGCCGCCACTGCTCCTGGAAGGTACCAGAGTCTCTGTTCTGACCTCTCCAGACATAAGCAGACGCATGTGCTCATCCGTGTGGCTCCTCTTCATGTGCTTGTGGAGGTAGATTTCAGTCGTGAAGGAAAATGGACACAGGGAGCATGAGAACACCCGAGACACAGTTACCTCTGAAAGAAACAATAAAGAGATAATGAATATTCATCAATAAAGAAAATGTAGGTTCGGGTAAAAGGTTCG
Coding sequences within:
- the LOC105901378 gene encoding zinc finger protein 239-like, which produces MWYVNCACDSEEQNLGAFQYRGGIVYRCCKPIAPGEELLVWYVEDYATDLGSSFNYLWDIKRGAKEVTVSRVFSCSLCPFSFTTEIYLHKHMKRSHTDEHMRLLMSGEVRTETLCGKCFTEGGNLKKHQRIHTGERPYHCTQCGKSFTQEAHLKLHQRIHTGERPYHCTQCGQSFTQEDFLKRHQRIHTGERPYHCAQCGKSFTLEHHLKLHQRIHTGERPYRCIQCGKAFTLEHHLKRHQTIHTGERPYHCTQCGKSFTERGDLKKHQRIHTGERPYHCTQCGKSFTERGDLKKHQRIHTGERPYQCTQCGKSFTHEHHLKRHQLIHTGERPYHCTQCGKSFTLEHHLKLHQRLHTKDAVPLHSVWPEVHS